The following nucleotide sequence is from Megalops cyprinoides isolate fMegCyp1 chromosome 19, fMegCyp1.pri, whole genome shotgun sequence.
TTAAAATAAGACCGGAACCGGTTTTGTAAAGCAACTCTTTCGCGTTTTATGAAATGGCTGTACCGAAAGAAGTGGTGACGCAAGTTGTGAGAAAAGATCGGGTTTGTTACAAGCGAATATTAATAAAAGTAAGGAGGTAGTTCTTGTAAACAGATCCTAGCATACCTTGTTTTGTGACTTTATGTCATCAATGTCATCGGACTTGGAGCTGAAGAAGAAAACAGTAATTAACAACGACTGCATGTGAAGGCGctgttttcagttaatttaaCTAAATTAGCATTAGCCGAATATGCTGCGTTACGTTAGCAAACAAATAAGACAGCATTAGCAGCTAGCCGAACAAAAGTCCGACGGTAGCTAGCTAAACACCAAATAGGTCAGTTTAACGTCAAGCGAGCAAAATATACGGCTAAATACCGGTTCGTGGATATTCTATTACCAcccaaatgtaaaataaagttaTTCTGAAACCACCgcaccaacaaacacaaacctttCCACGGGCTTTGGCGACTCACACTCCGCCattttgtgctttcttttcaaACTGATCCCGCTCGCCGCCAAATCAAACTGCCCCGCCTTTCGGTGTGCTGGCGTCAACACTGCGAGGCATGCCGGGAACCGAAGTCCTTAAAAGTTACTTCCTGCTGTTGTGTCGGTGGAAAAAAGACTGAAGTTCCTCACTCCCGAAAAAGTTACTGCGCCCTAAGAAAAGTTAGAAATATAAGCGTACGCCGTTGTGTGTCTGACAGAGTGAGTATCATATTTTATACTTACACATGTATCATAGAAAAACGACGATTTCCTACTTGTAAAAAATAGCTTGCGAAGGAAACTGGTAGCGcgctagctggcaagctagtGTATATCCAGTTCCTGGAAGGTGACGTTAATAGCGAGCAAGATATTCCGATTTCGATGGATTATTTTCGTAATTAATGTCCAAACTGAGATGGAACGTGTCGGGAATGTcatttagtgtttttgtttcatcacAGAGGACGTTAAAGTTGTAGCTATATGGTTAGGAAAAGTAGGCTACATCAAACCCGAGGACATATGCCCTTTGTTTGACAGCAGTGAGGTTAGCTGGTTAGGTGGGATTGAGGTGTGACCTGTACGGACAGGTATTCAAGTGATCACCTTTACCGCTCACTGAACAGTAACAGCCTTAGCTGTGCTGTAGCTGTCCTACAGTAACTTTACCTGTAATATCAGCAGCTAGGTAACTACCTGTATGTGCAAAACTCATTGCATTTAATGCAACGCATCTGTACATACAGTAAGCAGCTTGAAGTATCATTGTATTGAATTCTAACTGTAAAATGATCGAATGCACAGAAGTCGTCTTCCCGTCGCCCTGTTGAACAGCTCGCTACATCTCTCTAAGTAAGAGTTTAGGCAGGCCTGTCTCACATTGGGTTACACCTAAATGTGTTACAATTTGAACAAATCTAACAGAATCCTACTCAGGATCTAACAGAACCCAGAAACGTTACTCTCATTGACATACCGAATATTtgtatgaagttttttttttattattatttattttttaatctacGGCCAGGTACACACCTTTCTATGGTCAGGTACAGTGCATATGCTGGATAAACTGCCTGTTGGATAAAATGTctgattcattgttttttggAGGAGACTGGACACAGCATATTTAAAGTTattgtggggaggggtgggcgttttattttaatttgagtTAACTTTTAAACTGCCAATGAAAGTAACCATATTGTTCCGCATCGTTGGTTCATAGTGGTTTGTTTGTAAGCTGGCAGCCCGATGGAGGTGCTTGCCGTGATGGGATTTTAAGTGCACCGTTGTAGTAGAGACGTTTGGCGgaagagtctctctctctctcttactctctctctctctctctctctctctgacacacactgagCCGTCTGTATTTTTCCgtgctgaaaatgacatttttttagcCCACAGTGTCATTAGAGGGCAATGCTGCAAGGAAGCCGACAGGCTGAGAGCCATGTCCAAGACCAAGGCGATGGACTGTGGCACCATTGTATTTAGACAGTTACGAATGAAGCCAACATTGCACAATGACAGCGCCTCAAAAAAGATACAGTTACCATAGTTACTGTTGCATCGTTATCCCAGGCACGGTCCTACCAGAAGCATCACCATGCTTGACAGTATTTTAAAACTTGCCACTTTGTTTCCTTCTGTCTGTTGGTCAGTTGTCagtaaaatgcacacagaagtCTGAATCTGTTGAGGTCTCCAGTGGAATGCCCTGATGTTTGACGTATTGTATTAAACAATGTAAATGCTACCATTATTTCATACCAACACTTTGAAATGGTCTTCCATGCCAGATGTCGCTTTATGAGGCCAACAGCGCCCTCTCTCTGCCCGTGACAGCAGTGGCCTGGACTTCAAACAGCACCACATGCCCCAAGGACTTCTCTCTGGTAGGAAAGCTGGAAGACACACCTCACCCCCTGCCCGTTCCCCACCATGCTTCTCAGTCCATCTGAGGTGGTGAAACTGATGTCACCAGAGAATTGGTAGCCATGGTAACGATCTGTTTCTCTTCTGCCCAATAGATAAGCATGACCCAGGATGGGACAGCAGCCAACTTTGTGCGTGGCTTTGGGATAAAGTCGGGTCACTACCTGTGCTTCAGCACGGTCAGTCTCACACGTTTCCCTGAAGCTCTCTGCCCTGCACATGAACCAACGCTGTGACATTTGGCTCTGCTGGAGTTTcctgaatctctctctccctcagaatACCGCTGGGGGGATGGTGGTGTCAGATATCCAAATCATCACAGACAAAGAGCCCATCCCCCATGGATACTGCTACATCCCTGAGTACCTGGAACCCAGTGAGTTCACTCTAAACACTGTTCCTGCACACCATAATCCCTGCAGTACTGCCCTATACCTGCACACCATAATCCCTGCAGTACTGCCCTATACCTGCACACCATAATCCCTGCAGTACTGCCCTATACCTGCACACCATAATCCCTGCAACAGTCTTACTGTGCATATCTGCACACCACTTAGTTGGATTATAATACTGTAATGAAGCTTGGTTATGCAGGTGTAGAGGGAGACAGCTTTTGCGTAGTGCACGGGCATTTAGTattaatgtgtgtctgtgtctgcgtcgGTGTGTCCATCCAGAGGCCTCGGTGTGGAAGaagaagcgtgtgtgtgtgcgaattGTTCCCCTGGGCAGTGTGGAGACGGCTGTGCTGGACATCAGACTGACGGCCAAGAGCAAAGTGGTGCTGCAGCACTACACCTGCCTGGGGTCAGTTAGAAACTCcctctgtcatacacacactcactcacacactcacacgcacacacgcactcacacacacacacacacacgcacgcacacacacaagcactcacacacgcactcacacactcacacgcacacgcactcacatacacgcactcacacacactcgcacacacgcactcacacacacacatgcacgcactcacacacgcactcacacacacacacacacacacacacgcactcacacatacacacgcactcacacacacacacgcactcacacatacacacacacacacacacgcactcacacatacacacgcactcacacacacacacacacactcacacacacacacacacacacgcactcacacacacacacgcactcactcacacgcacgcacacacgcacgcacacacacacacacacacgcacgcccacaGTGGCTACTGCAGCAATACCCCTGCCTGGGGTCAGTTACATACACAGCTCTCgtttttatattcattagtgTTCTTCTGGAGGTGGTATTTACTTGACTCTCTGGCTCTCACAGGGACATCCATGGTTATGTGATCTGGTGTAAGAAGGGTCACTTCTCTAGCCCTGTGCCCCAGGCCAAACCCCGAAGCATTAGTGTGGAGCTACGCAAGATGTCCCTGGATCAACCAGcccccccactgcccctccGACCCAGGTAACAGTCCCACCCACTGCCCCCCTGACCCAGGTAACAGTCTCACCCACTGCCCCCCTGACCCAGGTAACAGTCTCACCCACTGCCCCTCCGACCCAGGTAACAGTCCCACCCACTGCCCCCCTGACCCAGGTAACAGTCCCACCCACTGCCCTGTAGTGTGTAATGCTAGTGTGAGTGCGtacccactctctctctctgtctccacagtaACACCCATCCTGCCCCGTCAGTGGGGAAGCTTAGCCGTCGCCGTAGTAACCTTGAGATCAAAGACCCCGGAGAGAGCGTCTATGACAGCAGTAACATCTACGGCATTTCAGgtatgccccccaccccctgcccccaccccacacacacacacacacacacacacacacacacacacacacacacacacacacacacacaccctgctctgactgctgtctccccctctctcctcagctaTGGACGGGGTCCCCTTTGTCCTGCACCCCCGCTTTGAGACACAGGCGAGCCGGC
It contains:
- the LOC118795099 gene encoding multivesicular body subunit 12A-like; translation: MSLYEANSALSLPVTAVAWTSNSTTCPKDFSLISMTQDGTAANFVRGFGIKSGHYLCFSTNTAGGMVVSDIQIITDKEPIPHGYCYIPEYLEPKASVWKKKRVCVRIVPLGSVETAVLDIRLTAKSKVVLQHYTCLGDIHGYVIWCKKGHFSSPVPQAKPRSISVELRKMSLDQPAPPLPLRPSNTHPAPSVGKLSRRRSNLEIKDPGESVYDSSNIYGISAMDGVPFVLHPRFETQASRPVPSNALSNICIKSIQDIENEYNYTFAVEESAASRSRPRTSLSSHSH